The following DNA comes from Nocardioides panzhihuensis.
TGGAGGAGGGTGAGTTCGTGGTGATCATCGCCGGCTCGCCCCCCGGGATCCCCGGCTCCACCAACGCCCTGCGCATCCACCGCATCGGCGACGCGATCAACGCGGTCGCGCCTGCTTACGAGCGCAAGAGCTAGCTTTTCGGGCCGATCAGGGCGTCGAGCGCTGCGACCGCTTCGCGGCGCGAGACGCTGATCGTCTTCCAGCTGGACTGACGCCATGGGATCTCGACGATGTCTAGGGCCCAGGTGCACAGGCCGCGGATGTCTTCGGAGACGTTGACGAACTGCCAGCGGCCGTATTCATAGCGCTTCTTCTGTCCAGCAACGACGCGTGTGGCCCAGTTGTTCACGCGGCATCCGTCGGAGTGGAACAAGCCTCGGAAAAACGGGCCGGGGTGGGCCGAGACGACGTGATGTTGCCAGTCCTCGAGGACGATCGCGCGTTCGTGCTTGCGACCGCGACCATGCTGCGGGAAGAGACAGAGCATGTGTTTCCACGAGATCGTCGTGATGACTGCTCCGGGGACGAGGCGAATGTGGGGTAGCCCACCGGGCTTGACCCGCATCATCAGTTCTTTGAGGCGCCGGTTGTCCTCGGGATATTTCCTGTCGTTGATGATGTGCAGGTTGAACACGTCACGGTGTCCTTCGCTGATGTGACCGTCGCCGAGATACCACCCCAGAAGCTCTGCGTACGCCGCCTCGTCGAGGTCTGCACCGTCGCAGCGCGGGCATGGCGGAGCGAGGTGGGTCTGGCCACGCGCCACCCCGCGCCGTTGATAGAGACGTCGCCATCGACGGATCGTCTTGATGGCCACCCCTGTGCTGTTTCGCGTTCACAGCATCGCTGAAGCCAGCGTCGGACATTCGCAACGCGCTGTCGACGACCGACTGAGGGCGGACATGAACAATGTGACCATCATGAGCGTGGCCACCGACAGTTTCGTGGTGCCGGATGTGGGATTCGAACCCACAAGCCCTTTCGGGCAACGGTGTTTGAGACCGCAGCGTATGCCGTTCCGCCAATCCGGCCGGATCGAGAGAAAACCTACCGGACCGTGTCTGAGAACACGTAGCCGGTGCGGGCATGCGATGGCCTAGTCTGTGCTCGTGACGCAGAGCAACCCCAGCAGCACCCCCGAGACCCATACGCGGCGAACGGTCGTCATCGCGGAGGACGAGGTCCTGATCCGGATGGACCTCAAGGAGATGCTCACCGAGGAGGGGTACGACGTCGTCGGCGAGGCCGGGGACGGCAAGGCCGCGATCGAGCTCACCACCGAGCACCGACCCGACCTGGTGATCCTCGACGTGAAGATGCCGGTGCTCGACGGGATCGCGGCGGCGGAGGCGATCGCCCGCGACCGGATCGCGCCGGTCGTGATGCTGACCGCCTTCTCCCAGCGTGAGCTGGTGGAGCGTGCCCGCGACGCGGGTGCGATGGCCTACCTCGTCAAGCCGTTCAACATCACCGACCTGGTGCCCGCGATCGAGCTTGCGGTGAGCCGCTTCCAAGAGCTCGCCCAGCTCGAGAAGGAGGTCGCCGGTCTTACCGACCGGCTCGAGACCCGCAAGGCTGTGGACCGGGCCAAGGGGATCCTGCAGGAGGGGCTCACGCTCAGCGAGCCCGAGGCGTTCCGATGGATCCAGAAGACCGCGATGGACCTGCGGCTGTCGATGCGCCAGGTCGCCGAGGGCGTCATCGAGCACGGGGTCAGCGGGCCTCAGGCCTGACCCGTTCCGCCCCGCTCACACCGCGGCAGGTAAACGTCACATCACAGATCGGTTGCGGTCTTCACCGTGGCGCCGCACCCGTGTCCTTCCTGCACAAAGTCTGCCTAGACTGCCCCGGCGGATCCGGCTGACCAGTAACCCCCAGCTGGTGTCAGGGTCCGTCCTAGGACACACAGGTAGGAGTACCCACGTGCGCAAGCGGCTCTACAGAGTCCTGGTCGCGCTCATCGGTGCGCTGATGGTGCTGATGGTAGGAACCTTGGGAGCCGCACAGGCGACCGAGACCCCACCGCCAGACGCCACCGCGATCCAGGTGACGCTTCAGGACGAGGCCAACAAGGATGCCGAAGGCAATCCGAAGCCGATCGAAGGAGTGACCCTCGAGGTCACCAAGGACGGCGAGAAGGCCGGCGAAGGCGTCACCGACGCCGAAGGTGTGGCGATCATCGAAGTCGACGAGCTCGGGGAGTACGTCGTCAGTCTCGATGAGAAGACGCTTCCGTCGGGGACCGTCCTCGACGAGAACACCAAGAACGAGGCCACCGTCCAGGTTCGTTTCCAGGGCCCCAACAACCGGGCGATCTTCCCGATCGGGGTGACGGCCGGTGAGCAGTCGAGCTTCGGCAAGGACCTCGCGCAGAACCTGCGTGCAGGCATCGTGTTCGCGCTGGTCCTGTGCCTGGCCGCTCTCGGGTTCTCGCTGGTCTTCGGCACGACCGGTCTGTCCAACTTCGCCCACGGTGAGCTGCTCACCTTCGGTGCGGTGATGGCCTGGACCTTCGACCAGATCTTCAAGACCGGAGCCTTGGCGACGTACTCGGTGATCTTGGCGGGCATCATCGCGGTGTTGCTCGGCGGCTTCGGCGGCTACGTCCAGGACAAGGTGCTGTGGGGTCCGTTGCGGCGCCGCGGCACCGGCCTGATCGCGATGATGATCGTCTCGATCGGTCTGGCGATCTTCCTGCGCTACATCTACCAGTACTTCTACACCTCCTCGACCAGGTCGGTGTCCCAGTACTCCGGTCAGCAGCGCGAGCAGCACTGGTACTACCTCGGCCTCTCGCTCGCCGACCGTGAGGCGGTCATCATCCTCATCTCGGTCGTCACGATCACCGCGGTCTGCCTGTGGCTGGCCAAGAGCCGGATGGGCAAGGCGATGCGGGCGGTCTCCGACAACCCGGCGCTGGCCGCCTCCTCCGGGATGCGGGTCGACGGCGTCATCACCAACGCGTGGGTGATCGGTGGCGCCCTGACCGCGATGTCCGGTGTGCTCTACGCCCTCACGCTGCAGGTCAACGCCTTCATGGGCATGCGCATCCTCCTGGTCATCTTCGCCGCGGTCACCCTCGGTGGCCTCGGGACGATCTGGGGATCGCTGGTCGGCTCGCTGGTGATCGGGCTCGTCTACGAGCTCGGGCCGCTGTTCGGCGTACCCACGTCGATCAAGGAGGTCGGCCCGCTGCTGATCATGATCGTGATCTTGCTGGTGCGTCCCCAGGGCATCCTGGGTCGTAAAGAGCGGCTCGGGTAGGAGAGACAATGGATATTCTCGACATTCTCCGGGCAGCGCTGCAGCAGGCGCTGGGCCCGCAGGCGATCGTCTTCGCCCTGGCCGCCATCGGCCTCAACATCCACTTCGGCTACACCGGACTGCTCAACTTCGGCCAGGCCGGGTTCGTCGCGGTGGGTGCGTACGGTCTGGCCGTCTCGGTGGTCACCTTCGGCGCGCCGTTCTGGCTCGGCGTCGTGATGGCGATGGTCGCCCCGCTCGTGCTGGCGGTGATCCTCGGTGTGCCGACCCTGCGTCTGCGCGCCGACTATCTGGCCATCGTCACCATCGCCGCCGCAGAGGTGCTTCGGTTCGTCTTCGGAGCGGTGGAGACCAAGGACATCTTCGGTGGCTCCAACGGGCTCAACGGGTATGCCCGGCCGTTCCAGGAGGCCAACCCCTACAGCAGCGGTATCGATCTGGGCATCGTCGCGTTCGGGCGCAACGACCTGTGGTCGCTGACCGTCGGCTGGATCCTGGTCGGGCTGTGCTGCCTGCTGGTGTGGGCACTGATGCGCAGCCCGTGGGGGCGTGTGCTCCGCTCGATCCGTGAGGACGAGGACGCGGTCCGCTCGCTGGGCAAGAACGTGTTCGCCTACAAGATGCAGGCGCTCGCGCTCGGTGGCGTCATCGGCGGTCTGGGCGGCATGTTCCTGGCGCTCAAGCAGGCGTCCGTCGTCCCGAGCGACTACTCGACGCTGATGACCTTCTACGCCTTCGCGGCGCTGCTCCTCGGTGGCGCTGCTCGGGTGATGGGCCCGGTCATCGGTGCGATCCTGTTCTGGTTCCTGATCGCGGGCCTGGGCTCGTTCTTCAGCCAGTCTGCCGGCGACGGCGGCTGGATCCCGACGGTGATCATGTCCGACACCCAGGCCAGCCTGATCCGCTACATCGTGCTCGGCCTGGCCATCATGCTGCTGATGATCTTCCGCCCGCAGGGGATCTTCGGCGACCGTAGGGAGATCGCGATCGATGGACGCTGACATGACTGACCAGAAGAACGCCGGCACGACCGAGACGGGGCCCGCGGGCCTCGTCGGGGTGAGCACGGAGCCGGGGGCGAAGAAGCCCGACCCGATCCTGGTCGCCGACAACATCACGCGTATGTTCGGCGGGCTGACCGCCGTCGACGTCGAGCACGTCGAGATCCAGCGGGGTGCGATCACCGCCCTGATCGGTCCCAACGGCGCCGGCAAGACGACCTTCTTCAACCTGCTGACCGGCTTCGATCAGCCCAACTCCGGCTCATGGAGCCTGGAGGGCAGGTCGCTCAAGGGCATGGCTCCCTACAAGGTCGCCCGCCTCGGGATGGTGCGCACCTTCCAGCTCACCAAGGTGCTGGCAAAGCTCACCGTCATCGAGAACATGCGCCTGGGCGCCACCGGCCAGAAG
Coding sequences within:
- a CDS encoding transcriptional regulator — encoded protein: MAIKTIRRWRRLYQRRGVARGQTHLAPPCPRCDGADLDEAAYAELLGWYLGDGHISEGHRDVFNLHIINDRKYPEDNRRLKELMMRVKPGGLPHIRLVPGAVITTISWKHMLCLFPQHGRGRKHERAIVLEDWQHHVVSAHPGPFFRGLFHSDGCRVNNWATRVVAGQKKRYEYGRWQFVNVSEDIRGLCTWALDIVEIPWRQSSWKTISVSRREAVAALDALIGPKS
- a CDS encoding response regulator, giving the protein MLVTQSNPSSTPETHTRRTVVIAEDEVLIRMDLKEMLTEEGYDVVGEAGDGKAAIELTTEHRPDLVILDVKMPVLDGIAAAEAIARDRIAPVVMLTAFSQRELVERARDAGAMAYLVKPFNITDLVPAIELAVSRFQELAQLEKEVAGLTDRLETRKAVDRAKGILQEGLTLSEPEAFRWIQKTAMDLRLSMRQVAEGVIEHGVSGPQA
- a CDS encoding ABC transporter permease subunit, whose product is MRKRLYRVLVALIGALMVLMVGTLGAAQATETPPPDATAIQVTLQDEANKDAEGNPKPIEGVTLEVTKDGEKAGEGVTDAEGVAIIEVDELGEYVVSLDEKTLPSGTVLDENTKNEATVQVRFQGPNNRAIFPIGVTAGEQSSFGKDLAQNLRAGIVFALVLCLAALGFSLVFGTTGLSNFAHGELLTFGAVMAWTFDQIFKTGALATYSVILAGIIAVLLGGFGGYVQDKVLWGPLRRRGTGLIAMMIVSIGLAIFLRYIYQYFYTSSTRSVSQYSGQQREQHWYYLGLSLADREAVIILISVVTITAVCLWLAKSRMGKAMRAVSDNPALAASSGMRVDGVITNAWVIGGALTAMSGVLYALTLQVNAFMGMRILLVIFAAVTLGGLGTIWGSLVGSLVIGLVYELGPLFGVPTSIKEVGPLLIMIVILLVRPQGILGRKERLG
- a CDS encoding branched-chain amino acid ABC transporter permease, yielding MDILDILRAALQQALGPQAIVFALAAIGLNIHFGYTGLLNFGQAGFVAVGAYGLAVSVVTFGAPFWLGVVMAMVAPLVLAVILGVPTLRLRADYLAIVTIAAAEVLRFVFGAVETKDIFGGSNGLNGYARPFQEANPYSSGIDLGIVAFGRNDLWSLTVGWILVGLCCLLVWALMRSPWGRVLRSIREDEDAVRSLGKNVFAYKMQALALGGVIGGLGGMFLALKQASVVPSDYSTLMTFYAFAALLLGGAARVMGPVIGAILFWFLIAGLGSFFSQSAGDGGWIPTVIMSDTQASLIRYIVLGLAIMLLMIFRPQGIFGDRREIAIDGR